One genomic region from Rhizomicrobium palustre encodes:
- the parE gene encoding DNA topoisomerase IV subunit B — protein sequence MAKDLFDENRSGGKEYTAKDIEVLEGLEPVRRRPGMYIGGTDAAALHHLAAEILDNSMDEAVAGFASRIEIELFPNDILTIRDNGRGIPVDPHPKFKNKSALEVIMTTLHAGGKFEGKVYETSGGLHGVGASVVNALSEWMEVEVFRNKTGYKMRFERGLPIGKLKETGSANRRGTTTTFKPDYKIFQGDLHFSPSRLYRMVKSKSYLFRGVEIHWKCDPSLLDDKTPAEDTFHFPGGLSDYLASEIDNKTTVTPRMFSGRSEQNGKGTLEWAVAWTPLMDPFLSSYCNTIPTPAGGTHEQGLRNALTRSLRAHGERTNNKKTAQITPEDVMAQAVGMLSVFIRDPEFQGQTKDKLSSPDAQRLVENVVRDHFDHWLAEDPGTADKLLDFVIDQAEDRLKKRQEKEVSRKAATRKLRLPGKLADCTRDAAEGTEIFLVEGDSAGGSAKQARDRATQAILPLRGKILNVASATAGKLAQNQELSDLMQALGCGAGAKYNESALRYERVIVMTDADVDGAHIASLLLTFFYREMPQLIKNGHLYLAMPPLYRLVHGSKSIYARDDKHRDQLLKTEFKSNAKVEVSRFKGLGEMMPAQLKETTMKPGMRTLVRVQVGEEDKKETESMVERLMGKKPELRFQFIQENAQFVKEVDV from the coding sequence ATGGCCAAAGACTTGTTTGACGAAAACCGCTCCGGCGGGAAGGAATACACCGCCAAAGATATTGAGGTGCTGGAGGGGCTTGAGCCCGTCCGCAGGCGGCCGGGCATGTATATCGGCGGCACCGATGCCGCGGCCCTGCATCATTTGGCAGCGGAAATCCTGGACAACTCCATGGACGAAGCGGTGGCCGGGTTTGCCAGCCGCATCGAAATCGAGCTCTTCCCCAACGACATCCTGACCATTCGCGACAATGGCCGCGGCATCCCGGTCGATCCGCACCCCAAATTCAAGAATAAGTCGGCCCTGGAAGTGATCATGACCACCCTGCATGCGGGCGGTAAGTTCGAAGGCAAGGTCTATGAGACCTCCGGCGGCTTGCATGGCGTCGGCGCCTCGGTGGTGAATGCGCTGTCCGAATGGATGGAAGTCGAGGTCTTCCGCAACAAGACCGGCTACAAGATGCGCTTCGAGCGCGGCCTGCCCATCGGCAAGCTGAAGGAAACAGGCAGCGCCAACCGGCGCGGCACGACCACCACCTTCAAGCCCGACTACAAGATTTTCCAGGGCGACCTGCATTTCTCGCCGTCGCGGCTCTACCGCATGGTGAAGTCCAAATCCTACCTCTTCCGCGGGGTGGAGATTCACTGGAAATGCGATCCCAGCCTGCTCGACGACAAGACGCCCGCCGAGGACACCTTCCATTTCCCAGGCGGCCTTTCGGACTACCTCGCGAGCGAGATCGATAATAAGACCACGGTGACGCCGCGCATGTTCAGCGGCCGCTCGGAGCAGAATGGCAAAGGCACGCTGGAATGGGCGGTGGCCTGGACGCCGCTGATGGACCCGTTCCTCTCCAGCTATTGTAATACCATCCCGACGCCCGCAGGCGGCACCCATGAGCAGGGTCTGCGCAACGCCCTCACCCGCTCGCTGCGCGCCCATGGCGAGCGCACCAATAATAAGAAGACCGCCCAGATCACGCCGGAAGACGTGATGGCCCAGGCAGTGGGCATGCTCTCGGTCTTTATCCGCGATCCAGAGTTCCAGGGTCAGACCAAGGACAAGCTCTCCTCCCCCGACGCCCAGCGCTTGGTGGAAAACGTGGTGCGCGACCACTTTGACCATTGGCTGGCTGAAGATCCCGGCACGGCGGACAAGCTGCTCGATTTCGTCATCGACCAGGCGGAAGACCGTCTGAAGAAGCGCCAGGAAAAGGAAGTCTCGCGCAAGGCGGCGACCCGCAAACTGCGCCTGCCCGGCAAGCTCGCCGATTGCACCCGTGATGCCGCCGAAGGCACGGAAATCTTCCTGGTGGAGGGCGATTCGGCCGGTGGCTCCGCCAAGCAGGCGCGCGATCGCGCCACCCAGGCCATCCTGCCCTTGCGCGGCAAGATCCTGAACGTGGCCAGTGCCACGGCGGGCAAGCTTGCGCAGAACCAGGAACTTTCAGACCTGATGCAGGCGCTCGGCTGCGGCGCGGGCGCGAAGTACAATGAATCGGCGCTGCGCTATGAGCGGGTCATCGTGATGACCGACGCCGACGTGGACGGCGCGCACATCGCTTCGCTGCTCCTCACCTTCTTCTATCGCGAGATGCCGCAGCTCATCAAAAACGGCCACCTCTATCTTGCGATGCCCCCCCTCTATCGCCTGGTCCATGGCTCCAAGTCGATCTATGCCCGCGACGACAAGCACCGCGATCAGCTTTTGAAGACCGAGTTCAAGTCGAACGCCAAGGTGGAAGTCTCCCGCTTTAAAGGTCTTGGCGAAATGATGCCGGCCCAGCTCAAAGAGACCACCATGAAGCCGGGCATGCGCACGCTGGTCCGCGTTCAGGTCGGCGAAGAGGATAAGAAAGAGACCGAGAGCATGGTCGAGCGGCTGATGGGCAAAAAGCCCGAGCTGCGCTTCCAGTTCATTCAGGAAAATGCCCAGTTCGTGAAGGAAGTGGACGTTTAA
- a CDS encoding ATP-binding protein: protein MAFSRRDNGFLISMMTDCAAQQPQEDPRYCLARLKIIIDTLPVTILLNPVAVLLTVFAMWLGQTDFGLHSKTRIAAAVGAQIIASFAAFVVRERHRVIRPDGVAQARRELILMQGVIGSAWAAVGWALWIDGNGANNGLVAILLVMSLWALALTRCAVRMVFFTGIFTAVAPMIVRMGTSGDVLAHVFLALLPIVVGYVAFSGMAARSRVDEMLQARFALEDLSAELAAARDEAVEKRKEAENANASKSAFLANMSHELRTPLNAIIGFSEIIATQALGPHNERYPEYAGDIRNSGTHLLTLINEILDIAKIEAGKMEIAPRPLDPESALDAVERIMTIRCLENNLTAVYTVKPGTPMIMADERAFRQIVLNLVSNAVKFTPSGGRINITCEPAEEEGLLLSVSDTGQGIPAEKLAQLFQPFSQVDNRFDHHHGGTGLGLALVQGLAKLHHGRAWIESELAQGTTVYVYFPLGTVKQALTTAAE from the coding sequence GTGGCGTTTTCCCGCCGAGACAATGGCTTCCTCATATCGATGATGACCGATTGCGCCGCACAGCAACCGCAGGAAGATCCGCGCTACTGCTTAGCGCGGCTGAAGATCATAATTGACACCTTGCCGGTCACGATCCTGCTCAACCCGGTGGCGGTGCTGCTGACGGTCTTCGCCATGTGGCTGGGGCAAACCGATTTCGGTCTGCACTCGAAAACCCGCATCGCGGCCGCAGTGGGGGCGCAGATCATCGCCTCTTTTGCCGCTTTCGTGGTGCGCGAGCGCCACCGGGTCATTCGGCCCGATGGTGTCGCGCAGGCCCGGCGCGAGCTGATCTTGATGCAAGGCGTCATTGGCTCTGCCTGGGCGGCGGTGGGCTGGGCGCTGTGGATAGATGGCAACGGCGCCAATAACGGCTTAGTCGCGATTCTCCTGGTTATGAGCCTTTGGGCGCTGGCTTTGACGCGTTGCGCGGTGCGCATGGTCTTTTTCACGGGCATTTTCACGGCGGTAGCGCCCATGATTGTGCGTATGGGAACCTCGGGCGACGTTCTCGCGCATGTCTTTCTGGCGCTGCTGCCGATCGTGGTCGGCTATGTGGCGTTCTCAGGCATGGCGGCGCGCAGCCGGGTGGATGAGATGCTCCAGGCTCGCTTCGCGCTAGAGGATTTATCGGCAGAGCTTGCGGCCGCGCGCGATGAAGCGGTGGAGAAGCGCAAAGAGGCCGAGAACGCCAACGCCTCCAAATCGGCCTTTCTCGCCAATATGAGCCACGAGCTCAGGACACCGCTTAACGCCATCATCGGCTTTTCGGAGATCATCGCCACCCAGGCGCTCGGGCCGCATAATGAGCGCTATCCCGAATATGCCGGGGATATCCGCAACTCCGGCACGCATCTGTTGACGCTGATCAACGAGATTCTCGACATCGCCAAGATTGAGGCGGGCAAGATGGAGATCGCGCCGCGTCCTCTCGATCCGGAAAGCGCATTGGATGCCGTGGAGCGGATCATGACGATACGCTGCCTGGAAAACAATTTGACTGCTGTTTACACGGTTAAGCCGGGTACACCGATGATCATGGCCGACGAGCGGGCCTTCCGGCAGATCGTTCTCAATTTGGTTTCAAATGCCGTGAAATTCACGCCCTCTGGCGGGCGCATCAATATTACATGCGAACCCGCCGAAGAGGAGGGGCTGCTGCTCTCGGTTTCCGATACCGGCCAGGGCATTCCCGCCGAGAAGCTGGCGCAATTGTTCCAGCCCTTCAGCCAAGTCGACAATCGTTTCGACCACCACCATGGCGGCACTGGTCTGGGTCTCGCCTTGGTGCAGGGGCTTGCCAAGCTGCATCACGGGCGCGCCTGGATCGAAAGCGAATTGGCGCAAGGGACAACGGTTTACGTTTACTTCCCATTAGGCACGGTTAAGCAGGCCCTAACCACGGCCGCCGAATAG
- a CDS encoding ATP-binding protein, translating into MEFFNRLRSQRSTDVRVLKAQLDLTSQTVRSTRLSSPFWALAIAWLGSDSFGAFGHASFNVAVFVPVIVSATMILSASVVSIYQYDTSDSNEYERTRPWFSRIVAMQAIISAAWGLTPWLLWDPGSVLNHVYLAGVTAAVLAMLVVSRSSHMDMFLASILPLTLMASLRFAIGNDVIDYGIAILLPAFGAQLLIDGRRLMHRLDEDSRLRFQVEDLARELEETRDDALRKRFEAETANASKTAFLANMSHELRTPLNAILGFSEIIAQECFGPVGSSRYREYAGDIHSSGAHLLSLINDLLDVAKIEAGKMEIAPHPIDPHRTFDIALKLIGAKAREKKQDLVITILPDAPPLYADERALKQMLINLVSNAVKFTPEGGKIAVTAGAASGGGFQVVCEDNGPGIPREKLDKIFTPFSQVDNRYDRQAGGTGLGLALVRGLAELHGGRAWLESEYGKGCRAYVVLPAEPPKQMGLEGAVAA; encoded by the coding sequence GTGGAATTTTTCAATCGGCTGCGCAGCCAGCGAAGCACAGATGTCCGTGTGCTGAAAGCGCAGTTGGACTTAACTTCGCAGACGGTACGATCCACAAGGCTTTCGTCGCCGTTTTGGGCGCTCGCCATCGCCTGGCTCGGCTCGGATAGTTTCGGCGCTTTTGGCCATGCGAGCTTTAACGTTGCTGTGTTTGTGCCGGTGATTGTTTCGGCCACGATGATTTTATCGGCCAGCGTCGTCTCCATCTACCAATACGACACGTCCGATTCGAATGAATACGAGCGCACCCGCCCGTGGTTTTCGCGGATCGTCGCCATGCAGGCGATTATCTCCGCGGCCTGGGGCCTCACACCCTGGCTGTTGTGGGACCCAGGTTCCGTTCTCAATCATGTCTATCTCGCGGGCGTTACCGCCGCGGTGCTTGCGATGCTGGTCGTCAGCCGCTCGAGCCATATGGACATGTTCCTCGCTTCGATCCTGCCCTTGACCTTGATGGCCTCGCTGCGTTTCGCCATCGGCAATGACGTGATCGATTACGGCATCGCGATTCTGCTGCCTGCTTTTGGCGCGCAGCTTTTGATCGACGGTCGGCGCCTGATGCATCGCCTCGACGAAGACTCCCGTCTCAGGTTCCAGGTGGAAGATCTGGCGCGCGAACTTGAAGAGACCCGCGACGATGCATTGAGGAAGCGTTTCGAGGCTGAGACCGCCAACGCCTCCAAGACCGCATTCCTCGCCAATATGAGCCATGAACTTCGCACGCCGCTGAACGCCATCCTCGGCTTCTCTGAAATCATCGCTCAGGAGTGTTTCGGTCCGGTCGGTTCGTCGCGCTATCGCGAATATGCGGGCGACATTCATTCCTCTGGCGCACATCTTTTGAGCCTGATCAACGATCTTCTTGATGTTGCCAAGATCGAGGCGGGCAAGATGGAGATCGCGCCGCATCCCATCGATCCGCATCGCACCTTCGATATCGCCTTGAAGCTGATCGGCGCCAAGGCGCGCGAGAAGAAGCAGGATCTTGTCATCACTATCCTGCCCGATGCACCGCCGCTTTATGCCGATGAGCGCGCACTGAAGCAGATGCTGATCAATCTGGTTTCCAACGCGGTCAAGTTCACGCCGGAAGGCGGCAAGATCGCGGTGACCGCGGGCGCGGCCTCGGGCGGCGGCTTCCAGGTGGTCTGCGAAGACAACGGCCCAGGCATTCCGCGCGAGAAACTCGACAAGATTTTCACGCCCTTCAGTCAGGTCGACAATCGCTACGACCGCCAGGCGGGCGGCACGGGCCTTGGCCTTGCGTTGGTGCGCGGCCTTGCCGAACTCCATGGCGGGCGGGCTTGGCTTGAGAGCGAATATGGCAAGGGCTGCCGGGCCTATGTGGTGCTTCCGGCTGAACCACCCAAGCAGATGGGATTGGAAGGCGCTGTCGCGGCGTGA
- a CDS encoding CHASE3 domain-containing protein, which yields MSPPSIGNLIRWHSREFGISAMFAAVVLFVASIIVLGRNVEQLRESFQLSTRTQEVLRQIDQVHMKMIGTEMIVRGYGLTGDASFQRYAKENRMRMVAAMTTLGELVRQEPALDKDYHILEGWVAQHQQLYIDLMDGGPDQRARIVDATVNPQKREARAEAMRALDRMDGLEQKLLAERRARAEAQAAKSFVMAIAIAVFAFVTGTIGFGLTFMPHKSGLAPRW from the coding sequence ATGTCCCCCCCGTCTATCGGCAATTTGATTCGTTGGCATTCCCGTGAATTCGGTATTTCGGCAATGTTTGCCGCTGTGGTGCTGTTTGTGGCGTCCATCATCGTGCTCGGGCGCAATGTCGAGCAGCTGCGCGAAAGTTTCCAGCTTTCTACCCGCACCCAGGAAGTGCTGCGCCAGATCGATCAAGTGCATATGAAGATGATCGGCACCGAAATGATCGTGCGCGGTTATGGCTTGACCGGGGATGCCTCGTTTCAGCGCTATGCCAAGGAAAACCGGATGCGGATGGTCGCGGCCATGACCACGCTTGGCGAATTGGTGCGCCAGGAGCCCGCGCTCGACAAGGACTATCACATTCTGGAAGGCTGGGTGGCGCAACATCAGCAGCTTTACATCGATCTGATGGATGGCGGGCCTGATCAGCGCGCCCGTATTGTGGATGCGACCGTCAATCCGCAAAAGCGCGAGGCGCGCGCCGAGGCGATGCGGGCGCTCGACCGCATGGATGGGCTGGAGCAGAAACTCTTGGCGGAGCGGCGGGCCCGGGCTGAAGCGCAAGCGGCGAAGAGTTTCGTGATGGCGATTGCGATTGCGGTGTTTGCTTTTGTAACCGGTACCATCGGCTTTGGTCTGACCTTCATGCCGCACAAATCCGGCCTTGCGCCGCGCTGGTAG
- the pelA gene encoding pectate lyase: MKRRSLAFLGALMLGTCAEAAVIGTLQRYPGLKPAAIAVLPAERRTAWEEYLKRSVAAHKADMAVLEAERKGMKQFPGPPDASYHDKSMPLDKAPEWYGSEEARRIAGNIVSFQTPAGGWGKNQDFTKGPRLKGQMWVVFEKTARSQPQDYPNPAAVHWHYTGTIDNDATTTQLRFLAKTIAAAGEGDTAAWKASFLKGLDYLFAAELPSGGWPQIWPLEGGYSDAITYNDDAFANTASLLADVTENAGGFYGFVPAEARAKAKAAVKRARAVILSTQVVVHGTRTVWGQQHDALTLSPVAARNFEPAMLSATESADLLLFLMKLPDPSTEEVRAIHAAARWLQTAAIPDIAWEPDGDGRKLVAKPGAPRMWARFYDPQTMKPVFGDVDKTIHDNVNEISAERRAGYSWYNTGPEKALKQYAQWAKTHPAQ, from the coding sequence GTGAAAAGACGCTCTCTCGCATTCCTAGGCGCGCTGATGCTCGGCACTTGTGCTGAAGCCGCGGTGATCGGCACCTTGCAGCGCTATCCGGGATTGAAGCCGGCCGCAATCGCCGTTTTGCCTGCGGAAAGGCGCACGGCGTGGGAAGAATATTTGAAACGCTCGGTGGCCGCGCATAAGGCGGATATGGCGGTGCTGGAAGCGGAACGCAAAGGGATGAAGCAATTTCCCGGGCCGCCCGACGCCAGCTACCACGATAAATCCATGCCGCTCGACAAAGCTCCGGAATGGTATGGCAGTGAAGAGGCGCGCCGCATAGCAGGCAACATCGTCTCGTTTCAGACCCCCGCAGGCGGCTGGGGCAAGAACCAGGATTTCACCAAGGGCCCGCGCCTTAAAGGGCAGATGTGGGTCGTATTCGAGAAAACAGCGCGCAGCCAGCCGCAGGATTATCCCAACCCCGCCGCGGTGCATTGGCATTACACCGGTACCATCGATAACGATGCCACCACCACACAGCTTCGCTTTTTGGCCAAGACCATCGCGGCCGCCGGGGAGGGCGATACGGCGGCTTGGAAAGCAAGTTTCCTGAAAGGGCTCGATTATCTTTTCGCGGCCGAGCTTCCTTCCGGCGGCTGGCCGCAGATATGGCCATTGGAAGGCGGCTATTCCGACGCGATCACCTATAACGACGATGCGTTTGCCAATACCGCTTCGCTGCTCGCCGATGTGACGGAAAATGCGGGCGGGTTTTACGGCTTTGTACCTGCAGAGGCGCGCGCCAAGGCCAAGGCCGCGGTCAAACGCGCCCGCGCTGTGATCCTTTCCACTCAGGTGGTGGTGCATGGCACGCGCACGGTCTGGGGCCAGCAGCATGATGCGCTGACGCTTTCTCCTGTTGCGGCGCGTAATTTCGAACCCGCGATGCTCTCGGCCACAGAAAGCGCGGATCTGTTGCTGTTCTTGATGAAGCTGCCAGATCCCAGCACCGAGGAAGTGCGTGCGATCCATGCCGCCGCGCGCTGGCTGCAGACCGCGGCCATTCCCGATATCGCTTGGGAGCCGGATGGGGATGGGCGCAAGCTTGTCGCCAAGCCCGGCGCGCCGCGTATGTGGGCGCGCTTCTATGATCCGCAAACCATGAAGCCCGTCTTCGGCGACGTGGACAAGACCATCCATGACAACGTCAATGAAATCAGCGCCGAGCGCCGCGCGGGCTATTCCTGGTACAATACCGGCCCCGAAAAAGCGCTGAAACAATACGCCCAGTGGGCCAAGACCCATCCGGCACAGTAA
- a CDS encoding SDR family oxidoreductase, translating into MSHTIAVTGATGQLGRLVIAALKTRLPASEIVALVRDPAKAQDLGVTTRAFNYNTPDAAALEGVEKLLLISGSEIGQREAQHKAVIAATKAAGVKFIAYTSLLRADSSALDLAVEHKATEEAVKASGLPFTLLRNSWYTENYAGSIAAALAHGALVGSAAAGKASAAARADYAEAAAVVLTTSGHEGKTYELAGDTAFTLSDLAEEISRQSGKQIPYHDLPIREYAKILEGAGLPAPFAAMVAGWEGPISLGALFDDSHTLSKLINRPTTPISALIAGLVKG; encoded by the coding sequence ATGTCCCACACCATCGCGGTCACCGGCGCTACCGGCCAGCTCGGCCGCCTTGTCATCGCAGCCCTGAAAACCCGCCTGCCCGCTTCGGAAATTGTCGCTCTAGTGCGCGATCCGGCCAAAGCGCAGGATCTCGGCGTCACCACCCGCGCCTTCAACTACAACACGCCCGACGCCGCGGCACTTGAAGGTGTGGAAAAGCTGCTGCTGATTTCCGGCAGTGAGATCGGCCAGCGCGAGGCCCAGCATAAGGCAGTGATCGCGGCAACGAAGGCAGCGGGCGTAAAATTCATCGCCTATACCAGCCTCTTGCGCGCCGATAGCTCCGCGCTTGATCTCGCCGTAGAGCACAAAGCGACCGAAGAGGCCGTGAAAGCTTCCGGCCTGCCTTTCACCCTTCTGCGCAATAGCTGGTACACGGAGAATTACGCGGGCTCGATTGCTGCCGCTCTCGCCCATGGCGCGCTCGTCGGCAGCGCCGCCGCCGGTAAAGCCTCTGCCGCCGCCCGCGCCGATTATGCCGAAGCCGCCGCGGTGGTGCTGACCACGAGTGGTCACGAAGGCAAAACCTATGAACTCGCAGGCGATACCGCCTTCACCTTAAGCGACCTCGCCGAAGAGATCTCGCGCCAGAGCGGCAAGCAGATTCCCTATCACGACCTGCCGATCCGCGAATACGCCAAGATTCTCGAGGGCGCAGGTCTTCCAGCTCCCTTCGCGGCCATGGTCGCAGGCTGGGAAGGCCCAATTTCGCTGGGCGCTCTGTTCGACGACAGCCACACGCTTTCCAAACTGATTAACCGCCCGACCACACCGATTTCGGCCCTGATCGCAGGCCTGGTGAAAGGCTGA
- a CDS encoding winged helix-turn-helix transcriptional regulator: protein MSELRTLSDALRRGELLNAACPSRDVLRHLTGRWAVLVLIVLQEGTLRFSEIRRKIDGVSERMLAETLQSLEADGMLTRTDHHVVPPHVDYDLTELGREAAEKVAALADWIEVNMPRIATHWEKAG from the coding sequence ATGAGCGAACTCCGTACCCTGTCCGATGCGCTCCGTCGCGGTGAGCTGTTGAATGCGGCTTGCCCGTCGCGCGATGTCTTGCGTCATCTCACCGGGCGCTGGGCTGTGCTGGTACTGATTGTTCTGCAGGAAGGCACGCTGCGCTTCAGCGAAATCCGCCGCAAGATCGATGGTGTTTCGGAGCGCATGCTGGCCGAGACCCTGCAATCCTTGGAAGCCGACGGCATGCTCACGCGCACCGATCACCACGTTGTGCCGCCGCATGTAGATTACGATCTGACAGAGCTGGGGCGCGAAGCCGCCGAGAAGGTGGCTGCGCTTGCCGATTGGATCGAAGTCAACATGCCCCGCATCGCGACGCATTGGGAGAAGGCGGGCTGA
- a CDS encoding class I SAM-dependent methyltransferase — translation MTHAQKPEQYESAQSGFTQIYAETNPPWDIGKPQPPFIAIENEIEGPLLDCGCGTGGTAVYFAKRGLAVTGIDFVEEAIARAKTRAAKEGVTVDFQVKDAMTLAQWDKRFVSVIDSGLYHVYEAAQRKAYVQGLAHVLNTNGRLYLFAFAEGPKAPGGGLSRADIAADFAEGWQIEALDFAPSELNPAYEHPEHLDGLQMWFAVIRRIA, via the coding sequence ATGACGCATGCCCAAAAACCTGAACAGTACGAAAGCGCACAGTCCGGCTTCACGCAGATCTATGCCGAAACCAATCCGCCTTGGGATATCGGTAAGCCCCAGCCGCCCTTCATCGCTATCGAGAACGAGATCGAAGGCCCGCTTCTTGATTGTGGCTGCGGCACCGGCGGCACGGCGGTCTATTTCGCCAAACGCGGACTTGCCGTCACCGGCATCGATTTTGTCGAAGAAGCGATCGCCCGCGCGAAGACCCGCGCGGCCAAAGAAGGCGTTACAGTCGATTTCCAAGTGAAGGACGCGATGACCCTCGCCCAATGGGATAAGCGCTTTGTCAGTGTGATCGATAGCGGGCTCTACCATGTCTATGAGGCTGCGCAGCGAAAGGCCTATGTCCAAGGCTTGGCGCATGTCCTAAACACAAATGGTCGGCTTTATCTTTTCGCGTTTGCCGAAGGTCCCAAAGCGCCCGGCGGCGGCCTGTCCCGTGCGGATATAGCAGCAGATTTCGCCGAAGGCTGGCAGATTGAAGCGCTGGATTTCGCGCCAAGCGAGCTGAACCCCGCCTATGAACATCCCGAGCATTTGGACGGATTGCAAATGTGGTTCGCCGTGATCCGCCGCATCGCGTGA
- a CDS encoding TetR/AcrR family transcriptional regulator, which produces MDEKPAPISRRNRPAKAPLSREAIVTAALAILEAEGVSGISLRRVASAVDTGPASLYVYFENLNALYAAMLDAAFGAVELPEEGKGWRTRLKALLTSYLLLLYEKKGLAQLAMMQITCGPNALRIVERVLALLMEGGVQETRAALAVDLLLLHVTAVAAEHSNWRDNGSDFTKAKEVFENLSAEEYPLLHANRELLFATSPKSRFLWALDVIIDGVLAAPPPDD; this is translated from the coding sequence ATGGATGAGAAACCCGCCCCCATCAGCCGCCGCAATCGCCCCGCCAAGGCGCCGCTCAGCCGCGAAGCGATTGTCACTGCCGCCCTAGCCATTCTGGAAGCCGAAGGGGTAAGCGGGATCAGCCTGCGCCGGGTGGCGAGCGCGGTCGATACCGGCCCTGCCTCGCTCTATGTCTATTTCGAGAATCTCAATGCCCTTTACGCCGCCATGCTGGATGCGGCTTTCGGGGCCGTGGAATTGCCTGAAGAAGGCAAAGGCTGGCGCACCCGCCTCAAGGCCCTGCTCACCTCTTACCTTTTGCTGCTCTATGAGAAGAAGGGGTTGGCGCAACTTGCCATGATGCAGATCACCTGCGGCCCCAATGCACTTCGGATCGTTGAGCGCGTGCTGGCGCTGCTGATGGAAGGCGGTGTTCAGGAGACGCGCGCCGCCCTGGCAGTCGATCTGCTGCTGCTGCACGTGACTGCGGTCGCGGCCGAGCATAGCAACTGGCGCGACAATGGCAGTGACTTCACCAAGGCCAAGGAGGTCTTCGAAAACCTCTCAGCGGAGGAGTATCCCCTGCTCCACGCCAACCGCGAACTGCTCTTCGCAACTTCGCCGAAATCACGGTTCTTGTGGGCGCTCGATGTGATCATCGACGGCGTGCTCGCCGCCCCGCCGCCAGACGACTAA
- the glnA gene encoding type I glutamate--ammonia ligase, whose translation MATAQEILALIKEKDVKFVDVRFTDTRGKWQHVTFDLAAVDEEFLTQGTMFDGSSIAGWKGINESDMLLLPDLSTTFIDPFFAQTTLVITADVLEPTTGQPYDRDPRSIAKAAEAYLKSTGIGDTAFFGPEAEFFIFDNVRFDAGMSGSFYHIDSTEAAWNIGTEYDSGNLGHRPSVKGGYFPVPPIDSAQDIRGEMLAIMGDVGIDPEKHHHEVASAQHELGCKFNTLVKGADNMQIYKYIVHQVAAAYGKTATFMPKPMAGDNGSGMHVHQSIWKAGKPTFAGSGYADLSETALYYIGGIIKHAKALNAFTNSLTNSYKRLIPGFEAPVLLAYSARNRSASCRIPFGNSPKAKRVEVRFPDAGSNPYLAFAAMLMAGLDGIENKIHPGDPSDKDLYHLPPEELKQIPTVCGSLREALASLDADRSFLKKGGVFSDDFINAYIDLKMEEVYAFEHAPHPIEFKMYYSV comes from the coding sequence ATGGCTACAGCTCAAGAAATCCTGGCACTGATTAAAGAGAAAGACGTGAAGTTCGTCGATGTTCGCTTCACCGATACGCGCGGCAAGTGGCAGCACGTCACTTTCGACCTCGCCGCGGTGGACGAAGAGTTCCTCACCCAGGGCACGATGTTCGACGGTTCGTCGATCGCCGGCTGGAAGGGCATCAACGAATCCGACATGCTGCTCTTGCCGGATCTCTCCACCACCTTCATCGACCCCTTCTTCGCCCAGACCACGCTCGTGATCACCGCCGACGTGCTGGAGCCGACCACCGGCCAGCCCTATGATCGCGACCCGCGCTCGATCGCCAAGGCTGCTGAAGCCTATCTGAAGTCCACGGGCATCGGCGACACCGCCTTCTTCGGCCCGGAAGCCGAATTCTTCATCTTCGACAACGTGCGTTTCGACGCTGGTATGTCGGGCTCGTTCTATCACATCGATTCGACGGAAGCGGCCTGGAACATCGGCACCGAATATGACTCCGGCAACCTCGGCCACCGTCCGTCGGTGAAGGGCGGCTACTTCCCCGTTCCGCCGATCGACAGCGCGCAGGATATCCGCGGTGAAATGCTGGCGATCATGGGCGATGTCGGCATCGACCCGGAAAAGCACCATCACGAAGTGGCCTCGGCCCAACACGAACTCGGCTGCAAGTTCAACACGCTCGTCAAGGGCGCGGACAACATGCAGATCTACAAGTACATCGTGCACCAGGTCGCCGCGGCCTATGGCAAGACGGCCACCTTCATGCCGAAGCCGATGGCTGGCGATAACGGTTCGGGCATGCACGTTCACCAGTCGATCTGGAAGGCTGGCAAGCCGACCTTCGCTGGCTCGGGCTATGCTGATCTTTCCGAAACCGCCCTCTACTACATCGGCGGCATCATCAAGCACGCCAAGGCGCTGAACGCCTTCACGAACTCGCTGACCAACTCCTATAAGCGCCTGATCCCGGGCTTCGAAGCCCCGGTGCTGCTCGCCTACTCCGCGCGCAACCGTTCGGCCTCTTGCCGTATTCCGTTCGGCAACTCGCCGAAGGCCAAGCGCGTGGAAGTGCGCTTCCCGGATGCGGGCTCCAACCCGTACCTCGCCTTCGCCGCCATGCTGATGGCCGGCCTCGACGGCATCGAGAACAAGATCCACCCCGGCGATCCGTCGGATAAGGACCTGTATCACCTGCCGCCGGAAGAGCTGAAGCAGATCCCGACCGTTTGCGGTTCGCTGCGTGAAGCCCTTGCCAGCCTGGATGCCGACCGTTCGTTCCTCAAGAAGGGCGGCGTCTTCTCGGACGACTTCATCAACGCCTATATCGATCTCAAGATGGAAGAAGTGTACGCCTTCGAACACGCTCCCCATCCGATCGAATTCAAGATGTACTATTCGGTCTGA